The DNA segment GCAGCACGACCGGGGCGCTCAAGGGGGCCGTGACGGACTGGCTCGACGGCTTCGAGACCGGCCGATAGACGCGCTCCGACGGTATGCGAGGGCGGATCCACCGCCCGGCTCTCGGCACCGTCTGCCTCGATACATGTCGTTAGAATGAATACTTCTCTTCAGCTGTTGCTCGCGGGTACGCTGCCCGACGGGCGAAATTCTTTACGTTCCTGTCCGTATGGCCACCCGTGTCACCTCCACGTCACCGGGTCCGTCCACAGCACGGGGTGTACGCGCTGGGGGCCCTCTGTATCGGGCTCGGACTCGCCCACCTCGCGACCGAGGGCGAGGGGCTCGGGACGGGACTGGAGGCGTTCGTGATCTGCGGTATCGCCCTCCTCGTGGTCGCGACGGGGTACGAGCTCCCGAACCGACCGATCTCCCGGTCCGGGAAGTGGCGGGCGCTGCGGTTGGCGCTCACCGTGGCCGGCTCGTTCGCGCTCCTCGCGCTCGCCGTCTGGCTGATATGGGCGATGGAGGGAGACCGGCGGGAGCTCACCTTCCTCCTCGCGTTCGCGACCACGCTCGGCTCCGCCGTCGGCGTCCGCGGCGGGCTGTACGCGGTCGAGGCCGACGAGCGGCTCGACGAGGCCCGCGACCTCACCAAGCTGTTGACGATAAACCAGCGCGTGCTGCGACACAACCTCCGGAACGAGCTCTGCGTCGCGCTCGGCAACCTGGATCGGATCGAACGGCGCGATCACGGCGCGGAGACGAACGAGGACGTGCGGATCGCGCGGGCGCACCTGGAGAGCCTCCTCGAGACGACCGACCGCACGCGGGAGATCGTCTCGATCTGGGACACCGACCAGCGCGAGACGTTCCGCCTCCGGGAGCTCGTAGAGGAGCGGATCGAAGCGGTCGGGACGGCGTACCCGGACGTGTCGATCGCGACCGAGTTCGACGACGACCCCCGCGTGGCGTCGCACCCGGCGCTCCCGGCGGCGGTCGAGGAGGCGCTCCGCAACGCGGCCGAGCACACGCCGACCGACGTCGCGGTCACGGTCGCGCTCCGCACGGACCGGACGGGAGCGGCGGTCGTGGAGGTCGTCGACAGCGGAACGGGGGTCCCGAAGTTCGACGCGGACGCGATCGAGAGCCCCGAGGAGACGTCGCTCGTCCACACGCAGGGGCTCGGGCTCTGGATCATCTACTGGACCGTCGAGACGTCGGACGGGACGTTCGAGCTGCTCGAGAACGAGCCGACCGGGACGGTCGTCCGGATCACGGTGCCGACCGCGGAGGAGTCCTGACCCGTCCGTCCCGCGGCCGACGACGGGCGCGCGTCGACGTCGCGGGGCCGTGACGTGCGTCCGAGAGAGGCAATATTGTGTGAATCACGCAAAAACATAAGTCGACGCGGACCGTACGACGAGTCGATGACCGAGGAAATCGAGGCGATCCGACGACAGAAGATGGAGGAGCTTCGGAACCGAGACGAAGCGGGAGCGACCGACGAGGTGGAGCCGCGGAGCCCGTCCGAGCCCGTTCCGGTCGACGGGAAGGCGGAACTGAACGAGACCGTCTCCGAACGCGACGTCGTGCTGGTCGACTTCTACGCCGACTGGTGCGGCCCGTGTCAGATGCTCGAACCGGTCGTCGAGTCGATCGCCGCCGAGACCGACGCGACCGTGGCGAAGGTCGACGTCGACGCGAACCAGGCGCTCGCCGCCGAGTACGGCGTCCGCGGCGTCCCGACGCTCCTGCTGTTCGCCGACGGAGAGCCGGCCGAACGCCTCGTCGGAATGCAGGACGAAGCGCGGCTCCGCTCCGTGATCGAGGAGCACGCCTGATCCGCACGCGTCCATGAACAGAGCCGAATCGAGTCGGGGGCTCGGCCGCGGATGAGCGACGCGGTTCCCGTCGAATACGTGCGAGAGCGCCGCGAGGAGCTGACCGACCTCGCTCTCGACCTCCTCGCGATCGACACGTCGAACCCGCCGGGCGACACGCGCGAGGTCGTCGACGCAATCGAGCGGTCCCTCGACCCGCTCCCGGTCGAGGTCGAGCGCTTCGCGGTCGACCCGGCGAAGCCGAACCTCCTCGTTCGACTCGCCGGGGCGTCCGACCGAACGCTGCTGTACAACGGCCACCTCGACACGGTCCCGTTCGACGCCGGTGCGTGGACCCGCGATCCGCTGGGCGAGCGCGCTGACGACCGCGTCTACGGCCGCGGCGCGACCGACATGAAGGGCGCCGTGGCGTCGATGCTGTTCGCGCTTCGGGCGTTCGCGGCGACCGACACCGAGCCGCCGGTCGACCTGCTGTTCGCGTTCGTGAGCGACGAGGAGGTCGGCGGCGATGCCGGCCTGCCCGCGCTTCTGGAGGCCGGACGGCTCGACGCGGACGCCTGCGTGATCGGCGAGCCGACCTGCGAGGCGGGTCGGCACTCGGTCACGGTCGCCGACCGCGGCAGCATCTGGCTGACGCTCGAGGCGGCCGGCGAGGGGGCCCACGGCTCGCGGCCGGCGCTCGGCGTCAACGCGGTCGACCGCCTCTACGGCGCGGTCGAGACGCTTCGCGACCGCTTCGGCTCGGAGCGGCTGGACCTCGGCGCCGAC comes from the Halorubrum depositum genome and includes:
- a CDS encoding sensor histidine kinase; translation: MSPPRHRVRPQHGVYALGALCIGLGLAHLATEGEGLGTGLEAFVICGIALLVVATGYELPNRPISRSGKWRALRLALTVAGSFALLALAVWLIWAMEGDRRELTFLLAFATTLGSAVGVRGGLYAVEADERLDEARDLTKLLTINQRVLRHNLRNELCVALGNLDRIERRDHGAETNEDVRIARAHLESLLETTDRTREIVSIWDTDQRETFRLRELVEERIEAVGTAYPDVSIATEFDDDPRVASHPALPAAVEEALRNAAEHTPTDVAVTVALRTDRTGAAVVEVVDSGTGVPKFDADAIESPEETSLVHTQGLGLWIIYWTVETSDGTFELLENEPTGTVVRITVPTAEES
- the trxA gene encoding thioredoxin → MTEEIEAIRRQKMEELRNRDEAGATDEVEPRSPSEPVPVDGKAELNETVSERDVVLVDFYADWCGPCQMLEPVVESIAAETDATVAKVDVDANQALAAEYGVRGVPTLLLFADGEPAERLVGMQDEARLRSVIEEHA
- a CDS encoding M20 family metallopeptidase; protein product: MSDAVPVEYVRERREELTDLALDLLAIDTSNPPGDTREVVDAIERSLDPLPVEVERFAVDPAKPNLLVRLAGASDRTLLYNGHLDTVPFDAGAWTRDPLGERADDRVYGRGATDMKGAVASMLFALRAFAATDTEPPVDLLFAFVSDEEVGGDAGLPALLEAGRLDADACVIGEPTCEAGRHSVTVADRGSIWLTLEAAGEGAHGSRPALGVNAVDRLYGAVETLRDRFGSERLDLGADVEPIVEESVEYYAPAMGERAARELFRFPSINLGVFEGGDAVNSVPESARAEVDVRLTAGVSTPDVLSRIRACVADCEGITITDVSWSIGTAEPPDSPLVEAVASTAADVTGERVFRRSATGGGDAKTLRNAGVPTVEFALGTDTVHAADEYVPVDALVGNALVYARLPSAWASAISQ